GTTGTCCTGATATTCTGACCGCCAATTTTCTTGGCAGCCGCTTCAGCACCTTCACCAATTTGGACGAAAAAGGGGTTGCCGAGGTCGCGGACTGTGACGGCAACTGATGAAAGTTCTGTGTTCCGACGGTTGCTAGTTTGGGTGTTCTGGGGATTTGTCGCGCAACTGGCAATAGCGCTACTTACTAAGCTAAAAAGACCGACTGCGATCGCTACTCGTTTCACTTCTTACTCCAATGAACGCTCATTTGGAGAGAGTCTGTTCCGAATATTACGCTGCCACGCCAAGAGCAGCCCTTGTCACATTTACGATCGTTAGATAATTTGTACGATGGGCATTGCCCACCATACCTGTATCGAAAGGCTTACAGCCATTTTGGTGGGCATTGCCCACCCTACTTATCTAACTCAAGATCTAGGACTGCACAATACCTTTTACTTTTGCGTTAGTAAAACTTCCAGATCCGATCGCTAGAATGCTTTGTCGAACAAAGATCCAAACAAAAGTCCTTGTTTTCGCCTCCTCAAAATAGTTAGTTTTTATTGCGATGTATTAAATTTTATGTCAGCATTCTCATTCTTTCAAACCTGGAGAAAACTTTTGGCAAAAACAGCCAAAGGTTTTGGTGGAAGGCTTGCAGAGCCGTATCCAATTTGACTCTCACTGTTGTATATGATGATACTTAAAAGCGCATTTGCCATCTATCTTAAGATGAATGGTACTCAAATCAATCGAAAATCTAAAATCTAAAATCTAAAATCGAATGCCCCTCGATCGACAAGTTGAAGAATTTTTGCGGCTAATCGCACAGATGGAACTGCCGCGCCTTTCTACTCTCGACCCGGTACAGGCAAGGGAACTAGCCGCCAAGCTGCGCGGTAAACCTTTGCGACCCCTAGCCCTGGCCCGCGTCGAAAATCGTACCATCCCCGGCCCAGATGGCGAGATTCCCATCCGCATTTACGTGCCAAATGGCAGGGCACCTTTCCCGGTGGTGGTTTTTTTTCACGGCGGCGGTTGGGTGTTGGGTAATTTGGATGCGATGGATAGTACTTGTCGTTCTCTGGCTAAGGATGTCGGTTGCATAGTAGTCTCGGTAGACTACCGATTGGCACCGGAACACAAGTTTCCGGCGGCGGTGGAAGATGCTTATGCGGCGACGATGTGGGTAGCAAATAATGCTGGTGTTATTAATGCCGATCGCGATCGCATTGCCGTAGTCGGAGATAGCGCCGGCGGCAATTTGGCTGCGGCAGTCGCTTTGATGGCGCGGGATAGAGGTCAGCCAGCACTAACTTATCAAGTCCTGATTTATCCGGTTACTCAGTATGGTTTTGATACAAAGTCTTACCGCGAATATGCGGAAGGATTCGGTTTGAGTAAGGAGGAGATGATTTGGTTCTGGCAGCATTACCTAGCAAATGCCACCGATGGGCAAAATCCCTACGCTTCACCGCTATTAACTAAAGATTTGAGCAATTTACCACCAGCGCTGATTATTACGGCTGAATGCGATATCCTGCGGGATGAAGCGCAAGCTTATGCGGTGCGATTGCAATCTGCTGGTGTGTCGGTACAGCTAAAACAATATGATGGCACGATTCACGGGTTTGTCGGGATGGCACAGGTAATAGATGCGGGGAAAAAAGCGATCGCCGATATAGCAGCGCAATTACGTTTGGTGTTTTGACACTCCGCCGGATGAATCGCGGCGGATTCTCAGTTTTTGTGGCGATCGTAGAATGTTATCTAATCGTAGGGTGGGTTATACACGGGCGATAATTTCAGAACTTTCGATCGAGTAATTTAGTTTCCGTTTTGTAACCCACTATCTCACTCAACTTTAACATTCATTCAGGAACATTTTTACCCATAAATATGAAAAAATCAAAGTGAGAGCGATCGTTCGCTAGATCGAGTTTGATTTGAGCGATCGCAACTAATTAAATGTAGTTTAAAATACAAATTACCGAGCCAAAATTGGGTAACGAATTTTCTCGCGCCAACTCGTTATTATGCTTTTTCTGCATTTCAAAATGTTATATTTGCATTAGCAATACCAAGCAGCTAACTGATTTATTGCAAAATAATCTTAATTACGCTAGCTTCACAAACAGTAGGGGAATCAGAATATATTAAAAAACTGTAAAGCTTCTATATAAAGCTAATTTATTTTTAACAAAAAAAGGTAAAAAAAACGAGTAATATGAGATTACCTGCTAAAAGTTACCCTTTGCAAAAACTGACACGAAGGAGTTTAGACAATGGCACAACTAACTGGTTTGACATTTGGGGGAAAAAATTGGATACCCCAATTTGTGCAAGCAATCAATCAAGCTAAATGTATTGGCTGTGGCAGATGTTTTAAAGTTTGTGGGCGCAATGTGCTGTCGCTCAGAGCGATGAACGAAGAGGGAGAATTTGTGGACAATGAGGAAGATGACGAGATCGAACGCAAGGTGATGACGATCGCCAACCAAGGTAATTGTGTCGGTTGTCAAGCTTGCGCGAGGATTTGTCCCAAAAACTGCTACACTCATGCGGCATATGCGCTCGCTTAAATCGTTTTTGGCTACCAACTTAAATCGGCAGACTTGGTTTATAGAAGACAAGTTTTAAACAATTAGTCATTCCTAGCCAAGCAGATTTTGTGGATAGCTTCTTAACGTGGGGCAAGGTTGGAAATAACCTTGTTTACTTGTCCCCTTGTCCCTTTGTCTACCTACTGGAGATGGAGATGCAAGTAACGGAAGAAAAAGTTTCCTGGTACGACGTTCCAGCCGATATTAAACACTTGTTAGTGTTAGCGGCGGAAAATTGGGAAAATAGCGCTAAATCAGAAGAGTACATGAACCAAGCCTTGGCGAAAACAGGAAATAATACAGATGTCCTGGTAGCAGCATATCGGTATTTTTTCTACAAAAATAATCAGCCAATGGCACTTGTGATGGCAACTAAAGTTGTGGAAAATGTCAAGGAATCAGAAAAATTGCCGGACGATTGGTCAGAGTTAAAGCCAATCTTAGAAACTCGGAAAAACGAAGCGGAAATTCGGCTGTATTTAAACGCCTATGCGGCTTCTGGATTTGTGCTGGCTAAGTTGGGAGAAATAGAGAAGGCTCTAGAGGTAATGTCGAGAGTTAAAGAGATTGACGATCGCAATGAATTTGGAGCTAAGACTATATTTGAAATACTAACTCGTCCGCCAGAAGAGGATTAAAGATTGCCAAAGGCGATCGAGTTAACGCAAACAAAAGTTTTCACCACTCATATCCCCAAAACAATAGCCTTCTTTAGTCAGGATAATAACTGACTTAACTGTGGAGAATTGCTTCAGCGTAGCCTCAACAGAACTTTTGACGCGAGCATCATCTCCTATCCCATCGGATGGGTAAGTTGATGTGCGATCGCTACTTTTAGTTCCGGCACTTCAACTTATTCTGCCGAGTCTATATCTTGACAGCATTACGCAAAGAATCTTTACTATAGTTACTATCAGTCTAGCCGTTTTGAGAGATTGACTGCTCCTGTTACAGATGGGTGTGGTTGCACTTCTGTGCTACAGTATAATACAAAGGATGTTACCAGGGAAGTTATCGCTATCTCAGATAACTTCCCTGGTATGACATCGGACTCAAGTCTGCCTTAGATCGAATCAGAAGAGAATTTTCTTGAGGTGCGA
This is a stretch of genomic DNA from Aerosakkonema funiforme FACHB-1375. It encodes these proteins:
- the fdxB gene encoding ferredoxin III, nif-specific translates to MAQLTGLTFGGKNWIPQFVQAINQAKCIGCGRCFKVCGRNVLSLRAMNEEGEFVDNEEDDEIERKVMTIANQGNCVGCQACARICPKNCYTHAAYALA
- a CDS encoding alpha/beta hydrolase, giving the protein MPLDRQVEEFLRLIAQMELPRLSTLDPVQARELAAKLRGKPLRPLALARVENRTIPGPDGEIPIRIYVPNGRAPFPVVVFFHGGGWVLGNLDAMDSTCRSLAKDVGCIVVSVDYRLAPEHKFPAAVEDAYAATMWVANNAGVINADRDRIAVVGDSAGGNLAAAVALMARDRGQPALTYQVLIYPVTQYGFDTKSYREYAEGFGLSKEEMIWFWQHYLANATDGQNPYASPLLTKDLSNLPPALIITAECDILRDEAQAYAVRLQSAGVSVQLKQYDGTIHGFVGMAQVIDAGKKAIADIAAQLRLVF